The Gemmatimonadaceae bacterium genome contains a region encoding:
- a CDS encoding DUF72 domain-containing protein encodes MTAELRLGCQGWNYAAWVGPFYAPRTRAADFLTVYARAFNTVEVDSTFYATPAVQTVRGWASRVPDGFTFALKLPQEITHEHRLRHCESPVQRFFEVARELGPKLGPVLVQLGPDFVPAELPALAGFLPLLPRDLRVAVEFRHRGWITDGIVALLAEHHVALALADARFIPRSVMLKLADRPTSDFAYLRWMGPDRDIADYSRVQHDRSKELDAWRKAIPVIASRVKTVYGYVNNHFSGHAPENVRWLQRQLGQVAVDPAQLGDQLRLF; translated from the coding sequence GTGACCGCGGAGCTGCGGCTGGGCTGCCAGGGGTGGAACTACGCCGCCTGGGTCGGTCCGTTCTACGCGCCGCGCACCCGCGCCGCGGACTTCCTCACCGTGTACGCCCGCGCCTTCAACACGGTGGAAGTGGACAGCACCTTCTACGCGACGCCCGCGGTGCAGACGGTGCGCGGCTGGGCGTCGCGCGTTCCCGACGGATTCACCTTCGCGCTCAAGCTGCCGCAGGAGATCACGCACGAGCACCGCCTGCGCCACTGCGAATCGCCGGTGCAGCGTTTCTTCGAGGTGGCGCGCGAATTGGGACCCAAGCTTGGCCCGGTGCTCGTGCAGCTCGGTCCCGACTTCGTCCCCGCGGAACTGCCGGCGCTGGCCGGCTTCCTGCCGCTGCTGCCGCGCGACCTGCGCGTCGCCGTGGAGTTTCGCCATCGCGGATGGATCACCGACGGCATCGTCGCGCTCCTCGCGGAACACCACGTGGCGCTGGCGCTCGCCGATGCGCGCTTCATCCCACGCTCCGTGATGCTCAAGTTGGCCGACCGCCCCACGTCGGACTTCGCCTACTTGCGCTGGATGGGACCCGACCGCGACATCGCGGACTACTCGCGCGTGCAGCACGACCGGAGCAAGGAGCTCGACGCGTGGCGGAAGGCGATTCCGGTGATCGCGAGCCGGGTGAAGACGGTCTATGGCTACGTGAACAACCACTTCAGCGGGCACGCGCCGGAGAATGTGCGCTGGCTCCAACGGCAACTGGGCCAGGTCGCGGTGGACCCGGCCCAGTTGGGCGATCAGCTCCGGTTGTTCTGA
- a CDS encoding Ig-like domain-containing protein, which produces MRSASPIRRLTVAAGLLIAVLVACGREVTGPVSTPASVFKRIAAFAIEPKYETAVPASALRSALEQVAFERVRITLRREDGSIALDTVVSFPAGADSLLLSLNVPLPANAPTSGVPLNLNLGYVNAAGDTVFKGGPIPVTVTPGTGGTPPAPVQVPVQYTGPGSTAASVVMSPRTVSGIRGQSITFNAQARSASGQILPGTPIVFTSSDAGVVTVNATTGTAELVGRGTAKVYALLLTGPRDSASVTVTLPAARLSLTNGDGQTAATGTMLPQAIVARVLASDGIGVGGVTVTFAASGGGSASPATAVSDASGNVSTQWTLGPTAGTQTLSVTSAGLSGSPLTVSATARSVAPVRLAVQTGPVSGKAGLAMPAIRVVAQDAAGNLVPTFTGDVTVALGANTGGATLSGTTTVPAVAGVATFTGLTLNRAGTGFTFVFSSPSLTSVTSATFDMTAGDAARLVFGAMPATVDAGMAIAPPITVTAQDASGNPVTSFTGAITLALGVNPSGATLNGTLARNAVAGVATFDSLTITRSGAGYTLTASATGMTGGTSAPFNVAPGAATAIAVIAGGGQIAAAGAALSAITLQVRDALGNGIANVPLTLAVTSGGGSITPTSATTDASGVVNVSWTLGLINGTQTFTASATGLPSLTVSATATGGSSNQIAISTPPTPTQVAGVTFSPAVVVQAKDALGVVQTGFTGAVTASVATGPAGAVVGGTTTVNAVAGVASFSALRLTKAGTYTLQFAATGYAAAVTTSITVNPAPARMIVADSGNAQTGGAGAALPQKLVVLVTDSLGNPVSAATVGWVIATGGGSLSGQTTATDPNGRARATWTLGITPGAQSVTVTSTGLTGSPVTFAATAQGTIATTVVSPRLDTIVSFNATRTLTAQAKDGAGSNMTGTFTWVSRTPTVASVSTAGLVTALANGSTYIVATEAGGTKDSALIVVQQRVATISITPGNRNIYKTRNYAFTASAVDGMGNAMPSVKSFAWSTVTPTVASVDTGGTVTANALGSTQVRAASGAVVGTAIVNVLTPITRIIVGRDSSGVPVSDTTALASLGIGRYFRAEARDTLDAPMTGVTFTWFSTNGSVALLDSISATRARALSNANGVTTIQASADGKTGSAALKVQQVLATIELGPTPDTIGITGTVQLTARGKDANNRYISGGTFTYASGTPAVATVNASTGVVTGVTLGSSNITATSGTVTSNNAVVVVSTTVPAIISFGRDTLTVGRGSSTSIPILLSRPNASPVTVNLAARDTNAFFSVASITIAAGSTSANATLNGRNAGTTLIYATDAASVYKGDTAAVAVQANIRMAQSSWSLNATDQVASQVLLSDPSPAGGTYVTFTYGTAGRAQVSPDPAFIPAGQLASNVVITALGSTTGNTTITPVATGVNGTASTLYVSAPVLSISAGATARLGAGQFESGWYVWTPQSSSLAVPLTFTSTDTTVVTVGGNGGSDIPAGSYYRYFTVSARGVGTAKVIISAIGWTPDTLTMIVTTPRTTICCTTTINTTSPIQSTTVYARDSVGTAHYRTSALALTISSSNPSVIQILDQTPVIAAGSYYSSGIRYQPGGAGGTAWIKVVAGGHTPDSVLVTVVGPKLEFNWSGTRNIGNGQTDVNAGYVYAPNNVVAALTVSIARSDTTKLGAPATVTIPAGSYYAYFNLAGLDTSTSVSLIASAPGYQGDTSYVRVTTPRVTTSGGGTYRVFGASNNVYVYSRDSLNAAHSRTTPLVVSITVRDTSVIQVDSSSLTIPAGTYYNYNARMTPRGLGTTWVVVSAPGHLPDSAQYTVVTPKLNFSFTTAVLGRRQYYGPSSFYVYTPDNRTTPLAVTISQTNAAADSLSSASVTVPAASYYAYFGFAGMATGIDTLIASAPGYLPDTAFVRVSSPRITASGLPATALTTSPQGSITIYAADSTNSSHYVLDTIVVRVTSSDTTVIKPTQTYVRIARGVYYTYAYYSFFGPGTASLTIADSAGVLPSVTTNVVTVTGPSLAFSAGSTMLGMRQTSGTTGFYVYTQNNVTSPVTVNLVSTDTRVATVPASVTIPTGSYYAYFGVVAQDTLGTIQIQATATGFGPASPMQVQVTQPKFYITTNTAPRTTSGAQGITVYAQDANGSNHYTTENVTVTLSSSSGAVASIDSATVTIPAGSYYNNSAKWTPAAVGTSQLSATDARAALYKYNTGTSNVSVSTPIAYLNWTTTKLGLGQYTDNLYGATPDYMVAATTVNLGHVGTVKATVPSAISIPAGSYYAYFRTIGSVIGTDTITMSIPSPYHIPDSATVVVDSGRVDNLVSWPAVSMKVGDSVLVTLYTRDPDGNTRNVLAATTFSISAASGIEIRKNNAVVTAVTVPANLNYVDFYLKATATGTPSATFTNANYRTYTAPNVTVIP; this is translated from the coding sequence ATGCGTAGCGCTTCGCCGATTCGCCGCCTCACCGTCGCCGCTGGACTGCTCATCGCCGTGCTGGTTGCGTGCGGTCGCGAGGTCACCGGCCCGGTTTCCACCCCCGCCTCCGTCTTCAAGCGGATCGCGGCCTTCGCGATCGAGCCGAAGTACGAAACGGCGGTGCCAGCCAGTGCCCTGCGCTCCGCCCTGGAGCAGGTCGCCTTTGAACGTGTGCGCATCACGCTGCGGCGCGAGGATGGGTCGATCGCGCTCGACACGGTCGTGAGCTTCCCCGCCGGCGCCGATTCGCTCCTGCTGTCGCTCAACGTCCCGCTTCCCGCCAACGCGCCGACGAGCGGCGTGCCGCTCAACCTGAATCTCGGGTACGTCAACGCGGCAGGCGACACCGTCTTCAAGGGCGGCCCCATCCCGGTCACGGTCACCCCGGGTACGGGTGGAACACCACCGGCCCCGGTGCAGGTGCCGGTGCAGTACACCGGCCCGGGATCGACGGCGGCGTCCGTCGTGATGTCGCCGCGGACGGTTTCGGGGATCCGCGGTCAGTCCATCACGTTTAACGCCCAGGCGCGTTCGGCGAGCGGCCAGATATTGCCTGGAACGCCCATTGTGTTCACGTCCTCGGACGCCGGCGTGGTCACCGTCAACGCCACCACGGGCACGGCAGAATTGGTGGGGCGCGGCACCGCGAAAGTGTATGCGCTGCTGCTGACTGGCCCGCGCGACAGCGCCAGCGTGACCGTGACGCTGCCCGCTGCGCGCCTCAGTTTGACAAACGGCGACGGCCAGACCGCCGCGACGGGCACCATGCTGCCACAGGCCATCGTCGCGCGCGTCCTCGCGTCGGATGGGATCGGCGTCGGTGGTGTCACGGTGACCTTCGCCGCCAGCGGCGGCGGCAGTGCCTCACCGGCCACGGCGGTGTCGGACGCGTCGGGCAATGTGAGCACACAGTGGACCCTGGGACCCACCGCCGGAACGCAGACGCTAAGCGTCACGAGCGCGGGACTCTCGGGATCGCCGCTGACGGTCAGCGCCACGGCGCGCTCGGTCGCGCCGGTGAGGCTCGCCGTGCAGACCGGACCGGTGTCGGGCAAGGCGGGCCTTGCCATGCCGGCCATCAGGGTGGTCGCGCAGGATGCCGCCGGGAACCTCGTCCCGACCTTCACGGGTGACGTGACTGTCGCCTTGGGTGCGAACACGGGTGGTGCGACGCTGAGCGGCACGACCACGGTGCCCGCCGTCGCGGGCGTCGCGACGTTTACCGGACTGACGCTCAACCGCGCCGGCACCGGCTTCACCTTCGTCTTCTCGAGCCCGTCGCTGACGTCCGTCACGAGCGCCACCTTCGACATGACCGCGGGCGACGCAGCGAGGCTCGTCTTTGGTGCCATGCCCGCCACCGTCGATGCGGGGATGGCGATCGCTCCGCCAATCACCGTGACGGCGCAGGACGCATCGGGCAATCCGGTGACGTCGTTCACGGGCGCCATCACGTTGGCGTTGGGCGTGAACCCCAGCGGCGCGACGCTGAACGGCACGCTTGCACGCAATGCCGTGGCCGGCGTGGCCACGTTCGACAGCCTGACGATCACGCGCAGCGGCGCGGGATATACGCTGACGGCGTCGGCGACCGGGATGACCGGCGGCACGAGTGCGCCGTTCAACGTCGCGCCGGGCGCAGCGACCGCGATCGCCGTCATTGCCGGCGGCGGACAGATCGCCGCGGCAGGCGCCGCGCTCTCGGCCATCACGCTCCAGGTGCGCGATGCGCTGGGCAACGGCATCGCGAACGTGCCGCTCACGCTGGCCGTTACCAGCGGCGGTGGTTCGATCACGCCGACGAGTGCCACGACCGATGCATCGGGCGTCGTCAACGTCTCGTGGACACTCGGCCTCATCAACGGCACGCAGACCTTCACCGCCTCGGCCACCGGATTGCCCTCGCTGACGGTCTCGGCGACGGCGACGGGGGGAAGCAGCAACCAGATCGCCATCAGTACGCCGCCGACGCCGACGCAGGTGGCGGGGGTCACGTTCTCGCCGGCCGTCGTCGTGCAGGCGAAGGACGCGTTGGGCGTGGTGCAAACCGGATTCACGGGTGCGGTAACCGCCTCCGTCGCGACCGGCCCGGCCGGCGCGGTCGTGGGCGGCACGACCACCGTGAACGCGGTGGCGGGCGTCGCCTCGTTCAGCGCCCTTCGCCTGACCAAGGCCGGCACCTACACGCTGCAGTTCGCCGCCACCGGATATGCCGCGGCAGTGACCACCAGCATCACGGTCAACCCGGCGCCCGCCAGGATGATCGTGGCCGACAGCGGCAATGCACAGACCGGCGGAGCCGGGGCGGCGCTGCCGCAGAAGCTCGTGGTGCTCGTCACCGACTCGCTCGGCAATCCGGTGAGCGCCGCGACGGTCGGTTGGGTGATTGCGACGGGCGGCGGCTCGCTCTCGGGCCAGACGACCGCCACCGATCCGAACGGCCGCGCCCGCGCGACGTGGACCCTTGGCATCACGCCGGGGGCGCAGAGCGTGACGGTCACCAGCACCGGACTCACGGGTTCGCCCGTGACGTTCGCGGCCACGGCGCAGGGGACCATTGCGACCACCGTCGTCTCGCCGCGCCTCGACACGATCGTGTCGTTCAACGCGACGCGCACGCTCACGGCGCAGGCCAAGGACGGCGCCGGTTCGAACATGACCGGCACGTTCACGTGGGTCAGCCGCACGCCGACGGTCGCCTCGGTCAGCACCGCGGGTCTCGTCACCGCCCTCGCGAACGGCTCGACGTACATCGTCGCGACCGAGGCCGGCGGCACGAAGGACTCGGCGCTGATCGTCGTGCAGCAGCGGGTGGCGACGATCAGCATCACGCCCGGAAATCGCAACATCTACAAGACGCGCAACTATGCCTTCACGGCGAGCGCCGTGGACGGCATGGGCAATGCGATGCCGAGCGTCAAATCGTTTGCGTGGAGCACGGTCACCCCCACCGTCGCGTCGGTGGACACCGGCGGCACGGTGACGGCGAACGCCCTCGGCTCGACGCAGGTGCGAGCGGCCTCCGGGGCGGTGGTGGGAACGGCGATCGTCAATGTGCTCACCCCGATCACGCGGATCATCGTCGGCCGCGATTCCTCAGGCGTGCCGGTCAGTGATACGACCGCGCTCGCGTCGCTGGGCATCGGCCGTTACTTCCGCGCCGAGGCGCGTGACACGCTCGACGCGCCGATGACGGGGGTGACGTTCACCTGGTTCAGCACCAATGGCTCCGTCGCCCTGTTGGACAGCATCAGCGCCACGCGGGCGCGCGCGCTGTCGAACGCCAACGGCGTGACCACCATCCAGGCCTCGGCGGATGGCAAGACCGGGTCTGCGGCGCTCAAGGTCCAGCAAGTGCTTGCGACGATCGAGCTCGGACCGACTCCGGACACGATCGGCATCACCGGCACCGTGCAGTTGACGGCGCGCGGCAAGGATGCGAACAACCGATACATCTCCGGCGGGACGTTCACGTACGCCAGCGGCACGCCGGCGGTCGCGACCGTCAACGCCTCCACCGGTGTGGTGACCGGCGTGACGCTGGGTTCGAGCAACATCACGGCGACGAGCGGCACCGTCACATCCAACAATGCGGTGGTCGTGGTGAGCACGACGGTACCGGCGATCATCTCGTTCGGGCGCGACACGCTCACGGTGGGACGCGGCTCGAGTACATCGATCCCGATCCTGCTGAGCCGGCCAAACGCCTCGCCGGTGACGGTCAACCTCGCCGCCCGCGACACCAACGCCTTCTTCTCGGTGGCGAGCATCACGATCGCGGCGGGAAGCACGTCGGCCAATGCGACGCTCAACGGCCGCAATGCCGGCACCACGCTCATTTACGCCACCGATGCCGCCAGCGTCTACAAGGGCGACACCGCCGCCGTCGCCGTGCAAGCCAACATCCGAATGGCGCAGTCAAGTTGGTCGTTGAATGCGACCGACCAGGTCGCGTCGCAAGTGCTGTTGAGCGATCCATCACCCGCCGGCGGAACGTACGTGACGTTCACGTACGGCACGGCCGGGCGCGCGCAGGTCTCGCCGGACCCGGCCTTCATTCCGGCCGGGCAGCTCGCGAGCAATGTCGTCATCACCGCGCTGGGCAGCACAACGGGCAACACTACCATCACGCCGGTGGCCACGGGAGTGAACGGCACGGCCTCCACGCTGTACGTGTCGGCCCCGGTGCTGAGCATCAGCGCCGGTGCGACGGCCCGTCTTGGCGCCGGGCAGTTTGAGAGCGGCTGGTATGTCTGGACGCCGCAAAGCTCATCGTTGGCCGTTCCGTTGACGTTCACCAGCACCGACACGACGGTCGTGACCGTTGGCGGCAACGGAGGCTCGGACATTCCCGCGGGCTCGTACTACCGCTACTTCACCGTCTCGGCCAGGGGCGTGGGCACCGCGAAAGTCATCATCAGCGCAATAGGCTGGACGCCGGACACGCTCACGATGATCGTCACGACGCCGCGCACCACGATCTGCTGCACGACGACGATCAATACCACCTCCCCGATCCAGTCGACAACCGTCTATGCGCGGGACTCCGTCGGCACCGCGCACTACCGGACGAGCGCGCTGGCCCTGACGATCAGCTCGAGCAACCCAAGCGTCATCCAGATCCTGGACCAGACGCCAGTGATTGCCGCCGGCTCCTATTACAGCAGCGGCATTCGGTACCAGCCCGGCGGCGCGGGCGGCACGGCGTGGATCAAGGTCGTGGCGGGCGGGCACACCCCCGACTCCGTGCTGGTTACCGTGGTCGGGCCAAAGCTCGAGTTCAACTGGAGCGGCACGCGCAACATCGGCAACGGCCAGACGGACGTGAATGCCGGCTACGTCTACGCCCCGAACAACGTGGTCGCGGCGCTGACCGTCAGCATCGCCAGGTCGGACACGACGAAGCTGGGTGCACCCGCGACCGTCACGATTCCAGCCGGGTCGTACTACGCCTACTTCAACCTCGCCGGCCTGGATACGTCCACGTCGGTGTCACTCATCGCGTCGGCGCCGGGGTATCAGGGCGACACGTCCTACGTGCGCGTGACCACACCGCGGGTCACCACATCGGGCGGCGGCACCTACCGGGTGTTCGGTGCGAGCAACAACGTCTACGTCTATTCGCGCGATTCGCTCAACGCCGCGCACAGTCGCACGACGCCGCTCGTCGTCTCGATCACGGTGCGCGATACGAGCGTCATTCAGGTGGATTCGTCGTCGCTGACGATCCCGGCCGGCACCTACTACAACTACAACGCGAGGATGACACCGCGCGGCCTCGGAACGACGTGGGTGGTCGTGTCAGCCCCAGGGCATCTGCCCGACTCCGCGCAGTACACGGTCGTCACGCCAAAGCTCAACTTCAGCTTCACCACCGCCGTGCTCGGCCGCCGGCAGTATTACGGGCCGAGTTCCTTCTACGTCTACACGCCGGACAACCGCACCACGCCGCTGGCCGTGACGATCTCCCAGACGAACGCAGCAGCGGACTCGCTCTCATCGGCTTCGGTGACGGTCCCGGCCGCGAGCTACTACGCGTACTTCGGCTTTGCCGGAATGGCGACGGGAATTGACACGCTGATCGCGTCAGCACCGGGCTACCTCCCGGATACGGCCTTCGTGCGGGTCAGTTCGCCGCGTATCACCGCGTCCGGCCTGCCCGCGACGGCCCTCACCACCAGTCCGCAGGGATCCATCACGATCTACGCCGCGGATTCGACGAACAGCAGTCACTACGTGCTTGACACGATCGTCGTTCGCGTGACTTCAAGCGATACGACGGTCATCAAGCCAACGCAAACGTACGTCCGGATCGCGCGTGGCGTGTATTACACCTACGCCTACTACAGTTTCTTTGGCCCGGGGACCGCGAGCCTGACCATTGCCGACTCGGCGGGCGTGCTGCCGAGCGTCACCACGAACGTCGTAACCGTGACCGGTCCGTCACTGGCGTTCAGTGCCGGATCCACGATGCTCGGGATGCGCCAGACGTCCGGCACCACCGGCTTCTACGTCTACACGCAGAACAACGTGACGTCGCCCGTCACGGTGAACCTCGTCAGCACCGATACGCGCGTGGCGACGGTGCCGGCGTCGGTGACGATTCCGACGGGTTCGTACTACGCCTACTTCGGCGTGGTCGCCCAGGACACGCTCGGGACGATCCAGATCCAGGCCACCGCCACCGGATTTGGACCGGCGTCACCAATGCAGGTGCAGGTGACGCAGCCGAAGTTCTACATCACCACGAACACGGCGCCCCGGACGACCTCCGGCGCACAGGGCATCACCGTCTACGCGCAGGATGCCAACGGCAGCAATCACTACACCACGGAGAACGTGACGGTCACGCTGTCCTCGTCGAGCGGGGCAGTAGCCTCCATCGACTCCGCGACCGTCACCATTCCGGCGGGCTCGTACTACAACAACAGCGCCAAGTGGACACCGGCCGCCGTCGGCACGTCGCAGTTGTCGGCCACCGATGCGCGGGCGGCGCTGTACAAGTACAACACCGGGACCAGCAACGTATCCGTCTCCACCCCGATCGCGTACTTGAACTGGACCACGACGAAACTCGGACTTGGGCAATACACGGACAACCTGTACGGCGCGACGCCCGACTACATGGTGGCGGCGACCACCGTGAACCTCGGGCATGTCGGCACGGTGAAGGCGACGGTGCCGTCGGCGATATCCATCCCGGCCGGCAGCTATTACGCCTACTTCCGCACCATCGGCAGCGTGATCGGGACCGACACGATCACGATGTCCATCCCGTCACCGTACCACATCCCCGATAGCGCGACCGTGGTGGTCGATTCCGGACGCGTCGACAACCTCGTCAGTTGGCCGGCCGTATCCATGAAGGTGGGCGACTCCGTGCTGGTGACGTTGTACACCAGGGATCCCGACGGAAATACACGCAACGTGCTGGCCGCTACCACGTTCTCCATCAGCGCGGCGTCCGGCATCGAGATTCGCAAGAATAACGCAGTCGTGACTGCTGTCACGGTCCCCGCCAACCTCAACTACGTGGACTTCTATCTCAAAGCCACGGCGACAGGGACGCCGAGCGCCACGTTCACGAACGCGAACTACCGAACATACACGGCACCTAACGTGACGGTGATACCATGA